The Acropora muricata isolate sample 2 chromosome 4, ASM3666990v1, whole genome shotgun sequence genome contains the following window.
aacatttttgcttagcaacgcttagtgcgatcatttaccatataaggtcaaactaaggtatatgagctgataaccaagattgagtgaaccaatcagagtacgcgaaatgcattatccaaggttgagaatttaataattattgttatatcgaggatcgttgtatcggggttccactgtaaaatgacctcgcatttcgtttcgtgactttagcccgtagttgataatcgaaggggacagtggagagtaagattttagggagaggttgaggttttgttcacttctctaatttcatttacgtgacatattgtgatctcgcgtcctttagacatttatggcttgtttaagatggtattcgattgtttgtgggtggttgtagatgtttttgaggtggttgtaggtggttgttgaatttttcgaggtggttgtagatggttgtaggtggttttaggtggttgtaggcagttttaggtggttgtaggtcgttccttcttttagtaactacgattCCACTACATTCAAAAGCTAATCTGGCAGTTATGCAAAAAATTTGAATGAACatgtaataaatattttcagtcgatCGAAgcaaacttctttcgctttgtaataacatttacTGTGTATGTTGAGCtagcgaaaaatgctgtttggatTCCTTCACAGGGTGGCAATCGTTTTTattgacttgaaagaaactattatatttattgttctatattcattacaaatttttaagacaaacattttctaattttcagcGAGGATGAAGCAgaggatgacaacattgagGATTCATCTGTGGCAGGATCACAGTCCTTGGTCTGTATTACTGACACTTTTACATTTACCACCtctgccacaacaacaacagcaactcctGGGCTGGTTGTGGCTACTGTTAGTCCCTTGGTTTCTTTTCCAGTAGCCACCCAGGAGTCTGTTGCTGGGCCTTCCGGTTCCTTTTCCGGGGGTTGTTTTTATTCAACACGCCAAAGAACCCTTGTTCTGGCCAAAAGAGCTCGGGTTGAACCCCCCCCAAAAGACCCCAGAAATTACAACAAGGAAGGCTATGGCAaagatggtaaaaataaagTGGGGGGAGAGGGGTAAAGaacctgctgctgctgctgtgggCTGTTCTCTCTCCTATCATGATTCAGATGTTGGGAATCCCCTCCCTGCTTTCACCCCTAGGAGAGAACCTGGTTTCCACCTCGGGATTCTAAACCTCAGAAATACATTAGTGAGTCCTCTGGACTTTTTTCAGTTATATTTTATGCCTGTGTTGGTGGATAAGATAGTCCAGTACACAAACCCCTATGCTTGCATCGAGGTAGCA
Protein-coding sequences here:
- the LOC136914172 gene encoding uncharacterized protein isoform X1, which codes for MAMRRRATLYSADEVSRLLWEEDDDSEMESGTSKEEEAELEHQPGIFGEESSEDEAEDDNIEDSSVAGSQSLVCITDTFTFTTSATTTTATPGLVVATVSPLVSFPVATQESVAGPSGSFSGGCFYSTRQRTLVLAKRARVEPPPKDPRNYNKEGYGKDGKNKVGGEG